A part of Diprion similis isolate iyDipSimi1 chromosome 12, iyDipSimi1.1, whole genome shotgun sequence genomic DNA contains:
- the LOC124412864 gene encoding spectrin beta chain isoform X3 yields MTTDISVVRGGWDPTLQQEIVDEYEYDGGNSSSRLFERSRIKALAGERESVQKKTFQKWVNSHLVRCSCRIGDLYVDLRDGKMLIKLLEILSGERLPRPTKGKMRIHCLENVDKALQFLREQRVHLENMGSHDIVDGNPRLSLGLIWTIILRFQIQDITIEETDNQETKSAKDALLLWCQMKTAGYHNVNVRNFTTSWRDGLAFNAIIHKHRPDLIHFDKLSKSNAIYNLNNAFNVAEDKLGLTKLLDAEDIFVDHPDEKSIITYVVTYYHYFSKMKQETVQGKRIGKVVGIAMENDRMIHEYESLTSDLLRWIEATIEALGDRRFANSLVGVQTQLSQFSNYRTVEKPPKFVEKGNLEVLLFTLQSKMRANNQKPYTPKEGKMISDINKAWERLEKAEHERELALREELIRQEKLEQLAARFNRKASMRETWLSENQRLVSQDNFGFDLAAVEAAAKKHEAIETDIFAYEERVQAVMAVSQELEAENYHDIDRINARKDNVLRLWNYLLELLKARRVRLECSLQLQQNFQEMLYILDSMEEIKMRLLTDDYGKHLMGVEDLLQKHSLVEADINVLGERVKAVVQQSQRFLEQGEDYRPCDPTIIIERVQQLEDAYAELVRLAVERRARLEESRNLWQFYWDMADEENWIKEKEQIVSTGDIGHDLTTINLLLSKHKALENEIQSHEPQLMSVAAVGDELISQHHFGSDRIKERLQEILGMWNHLLDLAAFRRKRLEEAVDYHQLFADADDIDIWMLDTLRLVSSEDVGRDEANVQSLLKKHKDVTDELKNYATTIEQLHQQASQLGEHDSKSPKVLERLASIDSRYKELLELAKLRKQRLLDALSLYKLFSESDGVEQWIGEKNRMLETMVPAKDIEDVEIMKHRYDGFEKEMNANASRVAVVNQLARQLLHVEHPNSEQIVARQNELNQKWAELREKAEGKREALNSAHGVQTFHIECRETVSWIEDKKRILQQTDSLEMDLTGVMTLQRRLSGMERDLAAIQAKLDALEKEAQSIEQEHPDEAAVIRERITQIHTMWEQLTQMLKERDAKLEEAGDLHRFLRDLDHFQTWLTKTQTDVASEDTPTSLADAEKLLTQHQNIKEEIDNYTDDYQKMMDYGERLTSEAGDGDTQYMFLRERLNALKMGWEELHQMWANRQNLLSNSLNLQVFDRDARQAEVLLSQQEHILTKDETPTNFEQAENMIKRHEAFMTTMEANDDKINSVVQFAGRLVEEGHFAADKVKKKADAINERRNANHERANQVMDRLKDQLQLQMFLQDREELVEWVQEKHITAQDETYRSAKTVHSKWTRHQAFEAEIASNKDRLQQLQQAADELIQLKPELAEIIKPKVEELCDQFEELETTTKDKGERLFDANREVLIHQTCDDIDSWMNELEKQIESTDTGSDLASVNILMQKQQMIETQMAVKARQVTELDKQAEHLQRTVPDEKMEEIKCKKEKVAQRFEQLKAPLTDRQRQLEKKKEAYQFRRDVEDEKLWIAEKMPQATSSEYGNSLFNVHMLKKKNQSLRTEIENHEPRINSVCKNGQKLIDEGHEDSAEFTQRISDLSDKWRELKDAVDNRNKHLLQNEKAQQYFFDATEAESWMSEQELYMMVEDRGKDEISAQNLMKKHESLEHAVEDYADTIRQLGETARQLINDQHALSDQIAVKQSQVDKLYAGLKDLAGERRAKLDEALQLFMLNREVDDLEQWIAERELVAGSHELGQDYDHVTLLWERFKEFARDTETIGSERVAAVNGIADSLIATGHSDAATIAEWKDGLNEVWQDLLELIETRTQMLAASRELHKFFHDCKDVLGRILEKQNAMSDELGRDAGSVSALQRKHGNFIQDLFTLQSQVTQIQDESSKLQASYAGDKAREITNREAEVVAAWNNLQSLCEGRKAKLEDTGDLFRFFNMVRTLLIWMDDVVRQMNTSEKPRDVSGVELLMNNHQSLKAEIDTREDNLTACLDLGKDLLARNHYASVQIKEKLLALTDHRNALLHRWEERWENLQLILEVYQFARDAAVAEAWLIAQEPYLMSQELGHTIDDVENLIKKHEAFEKSAAAQEERFSALQRLTTFELRELKRREQEREEEERREQEEAAAAEAAKLAKATPVTSPDEPPSDRVDGEGNQNGEQAGEEDGHVHVQKPARLSTPDVSTPPISPTSPKSQSSYPTTPTTPKGGSGSESGTLRRKERSRSKSPFRSFRWKKSTKSPSLDRSGVSDDDHSYTEQRSPGDDEFEGTLTRKHEWESTTKKASNRSWDKLYMVIRGQNLVAYKDQKSYKAAADQPYKGEPALDLRGASVVVASEYTKKKHVFRVKSQSGADFLFQAKDDAEMLEWVSVLNQAAQGVSGASTSRAHTLPAPTQAETKRRSFFTLKKN; encoded by the exons ATGACGACCGACATCTCGGTGGTGCGCGGGGGTTGGGACCCGACGCTTCAACAGGAGATTGTCGACGAGTACGAATACGATGGAGGAAATTCCAGTTCGAGACTTTTTGAACGATCCCGTATCAAGGCTTTAGCTG GTGAACGTGAATCGGTGCAGAagaaaacatttcaaaaatgGGTGAATTCCCATCTAGTACGATGTTCTTGTCGTATCGGAGATCTCTACGTCGATCTTCGCGATGGAAAAATGCTTATAAAGCTGCTGGAAATATTGTCGGGCGAACGTTTACCACGTCCTACCAAAGGAAAAATGCGTATCCATTGTTTGGAGAATGTAGACAAGGCGTTACAATTTTTGCGAGAGCAAAGAGTCCATCTTGAAAACATGGGATCACACGATATCGTTGATGGAAATCCAAGATTGAGCTTGGGATTGATTTGGACAATCATTCTACGTTTCCAAATTCAAGACATCACCATAGAAGAAACTGATAACCAGGAAACTAAGTCAGCCAAGGACGCTTTACTTTTGTGGTGTCAAATGAAGACTGCTGGATATCACAATGTAAATGTTAGGAACTTCACAACATCTTGGCGAGATGGTCTTGCGTTCAATGCCATAATACACAAACATCGTCCAGATTTGATCCACTTTGACAAGCTATCGAAATCGAATGCAATCTACAATTTGAACAATGCTTTCAATGTCGCGGAGGATAAATTAGGTCTAACAAAATTGTTAGACGCAGAGGATATTTTTGTTGATCATCCTGACGAAAAGTCTATCATAACTTATGTTGTGACCTACTATCACTATTTCTCGAAAATGAAGCAAGAAACCGTTCAAGGTAAGCGAATCGGTAAAGTTGTCGGAATTGCCATGGAGAACGACAGAATGATTCATGAATATGAAAGTTTGACAAGTGATTTACTTAGATGGATCGAAGCCACAATTGAAGCTTTGGGTGATCGCCGATTTGCCAATTCTCTTGTGGGCGTTCAGACTCAACTTTCACAGTTTTCCAACTACCGTACAGTAGAAAAACCACCTAAATTTGTGGAAAAGGGTAATTTGGAGGTACTACTGTTTACACTACAGTCGAAAATGCGTGCCAACAATCAGAAACCCTACACACCCAAGGAAGGCAAAATGATTTCGGATATCAACAAGGCCTGGGAAAGATTAGAAAAAGCTGAACACGAGCGTGAATTGGCGCTCAGAGAAGAATTGATACGTCAAGAAAAATTAGAGCAGTTGGCTGCAAGATTTAACCGAAAAGCCAGCATGAGAGAAACTTGGCtatctgaaaatcaacgaCTTGTATCTCAAGACAATTTTGGCTTCGATTTAGCAGCCGTAGAAGCTGCGGCTAAGAAACATGAAGCTATCGAAACTGATATATTCGCTTACGAAGAACGTGTACAAGCAGTTATGGCTGTATCTCAAGAGCTAGAGGCAGAAAACTACCACGATATAGACAGGATCAATGCCCGAAAGGACAATGTTCTGAGGTTGTGGAACTACCTTCTGGAACTACTGAAAGCACGAAGAGTACGGTTGGAATGTTCGCTTCAATTACAACAGAACTTCCAAGAAATGTTGTACATCTTAGACAGTATGGAAGAAATTAAGATGCGATTGTTGACCGATGATTATGGTAAACATTTGATGGGTGTTGAGGATCTTCTTCAAAAGCATTCACTTGTTGAGGCAGACATCAATGTCTTAGGTGAGAGAGTTAAGGCTGTCGTTCAGCAAAGCCAAAGGTTCTTAGAACAAGGAGAAGATTATCGTCCTTGCGATCCAACGATTATTATTGAACGAGTGCAACAGCTTGAAGATGCGTACGCTGAATTGGTACGCCTGGCTGTTGAGCGTCGAGCACGGCTTGAAGAATCTCGTAATCTTTGGCAATTCTATTGGGATATGGCTGACGAAGAGAACTGGATCAAGGAGAAAGAGCAGATTGTTTCTACGGGTGATATTGGTCACGATCTAACCACCATTAATTTACTCTTATCCAAACACAAGGCCTTGGAGAACGAAATCCAATCTCACGAACCACAATTGATGTCAGTTGCTGCAGTGGGTGATGAATTGATTAGTCAACATCATTTCGGTTCTGATCGCATTAAGGAAAGATTACAGGAAATATTAGGAATGTGGAATCACTTATTAGACTTGGCAGCATTCAGACGCAAGCGGCTAGAGGAAGCTGTTGATTATCATCAATTATTTGCTGATGCCGACGATATCGACATTTGGATGCTAGATACTCTGCGGTTGGTATCATCTGAGGATGTCGGTCGCGATGAAGCAAACGTTCAATCTTTACTGAAAAAACATAAAGATGTCACAGACGAACTGAAAAATTATGCTACAACCATCGAGCAGCTGCATCAACAAGCATCACAACTTGGAGAACATGATTCTAAATCTCCAAAGGTATTAGAAAGACTCGCCTCAATTGATTCGAGATACAAAGAGCTTTTGGAATTGGCTAAATTGCGCAAGCAAAGATTATTAGATGCCTTGTCTCTGTACAAACTGTTCAGTGAATCGGATGGAGTTGAACAATGGATCGGAGAAAAGAACAGAATGTTGGAAACAATGGTTCCTGCCAAGGACATTGAAGATGTTGAGATAATGAAACACCGTTACGATGGCTTTGAGAAGGAAATGAATGCCAATGCTTCTCGTGTTGCTGTAGTAAATCAATTGGCTAGACAACTGTTACACGTTGAACATCCAAACTCAGAACAGATTGTTGCACGTCAGAATGAACTGAATCAAAAGTGGGCCGAACTAAGAGAGAAGGCTGAAGGCAAACGCGAAGCACTCAACTCTGCACATGGAGTACAAACCTTCCATATCGAATGTCGTGAGACGGTATCTTGGATCGAAGACAAGAAACGCATCTTACAGCAAACTGATAGCTTAGAAATGGACTTGACTGGTGTGATGACACTTCAGCGTCGGCTTAGCGGTATGGAGCGAGACTTGGCAGCCATACAGGCGAAATTGGATGCACTTGAAAAAGAGGCACAATCAATTGAGCAGGAACATCCTGATGAGGCTGCAGTCATTCGTGAACGAATCACCCAAATTCATACCATGTGGGAGCAATTAACTCAAATGCTTAAAGAACGTGATGCTAAGCTCGAAGAAGCTGGAGATTTACATAGATTCTTGCGGGACCTCGATCATTTCCAGACTTGGCTTACCAAGACCCAAACAGACGTTGCCAGCGAAGATACACCTACAAGCCTTGCAGATGCTGAGAAACTGTTAACCCAGCATCAGAATATTAAGGAAGAGATTGACAACTACACGGACGATTACCAGAAGATGATGGACTACGGTGAGAGGCTAACAAGTGAGGCTGGAGATGGAGATACACAGTACATGTTCTTGAGAGAAAGATTGAATGCCCTGAAAATGGGCTGGGAAGAACTCCACCAAATGTGGGCGAACCGTCAAAATCTGTTATCGAATTCGTTGAACTTGCAAGTCTTTGACCGTGATGCTCGCCAAGCTGAAGTTTTGTTGTCTCAGCAAGAACATATCCTTACCAAGGATGAGACTCCGACGAACTTTGAACAAGcagaaaatatgataaaacgCCACGAAGCATTTATGACTACAATGGAAGCCAATGATGATAAGATCAATTCAGTTGTCCAATTTGCCGGCAGATTAGTTGAGGAAGGCCACTTTGCGGCCGACAAAGTCAAGAAGAAGGCAGATGCAATAAACGAACGAAGAAACGCCAATCACGAAAGAGCTAATCAAGTGATGGACAGATTGAAGGATCAACTTCAGTTGCAGATGTTCTTACAGGATAGAGAGGAGCTCGTTGAATGGGTACAGGAAAAACACATCACTGCTCAAGATGAAACTTATCGCAGTGCAAAAACGGTTCATAGCAAATGGACGAGGCACCAAGCGTTTGAAGCAGAAATTGCGAGCAATAAAGATCGTTTGCAGCAACTGCAACAGGCTGCTGATGAATTGATTCAATTAAAGCCTGAATTGGCTGAGATCATAAAGCCGAAAGTTGAAGAATTATGTGACCAATTTGAAGAGCtcgaaacaacaacaaaagatAAAGGAGAGAGGCTATTCGATGCTAATCGTGAAGTCCTCATACATCAGACTTGCGACGATATCGACTCATGGATGAATGAATTGGAGAAACAGATTGAAAGTACAGACACTGGATCTGATCTTGCCTCTGTCAATATTTTGATGCAGAAACAGCAAATGATAGAAACTCAAATGGCTGTGAAGGCTCGCCAAGTCACAGAACTCGATAAACAGGCTGAACATTTACAGAGAACAGTTCCAGATGAAAAGATGGAAGAAATCAAATGCAAGAAAGAGAAAGTTGCGCAAAGATTTGAACAGCTTAAGGCACCGCTTACCGATCGACAACGTCAgttggagaagaaaaaagaagcatACCAATTCAGGCGTGACGTtgaggatgaaaaattatggatTGCAGAAAAAATGCCACAAGCTACCAGTTCGGAATATGGTAATTCCCTCTTCAACGTGCATatgttaaagaaaaagaatcaatCTCTCCGTACTGAAATCGAAAACCACGAACCaagaatcaattctgtatgtaAAAATGgtcagaaattgattgacgAGGGACACGAAGATAGTGCTGAATTCACTCAACGTATCTCCGATCTTTCGGATAAATGGCGCGAACTGAAAGATGCGGTTGACAACAGAAATAAGCATTTGTTACAAAACGAAAAGGCGCAACAATATTTCTTCGATGCTACGGAAGCTGAATCGTGGATGAGCGAACAGGAATTATACATGATGGTTGAAGATCGTGGCAAAGACGAGATTTCTGCGCAAAATCTCATGAAAAAACACGAGTCTTTAGAACATGCTGTCGAAGATTATGCCGATACAATCCGTCAACTAGGTGAAACAGCAAGGCAATTGATAAACGATCAGCATGCATTGAGTGATCAAATTGCAGTCAAACAATCCCAAGTTGACAAGCTATACGCAGGGCTAAAAGATTTGGCTGGTGAACGCCGTGCCAAGTTGGACGAAGCCCTTCAGCTGTTCATGCTGAACCGAGAAGTTGACGATTTGGAGCAATGGATAGCTGAGCGAGAATTAGTTGCAGGCAGTCATGAGTTAGGTCAAGATTACGATCACGTTACTTTGCTTTGGGAAAGATTCAAGGAATTTGCTCGTGACACGGAGACAATCGGATCGGAAAGAGTCGCGGCTGTAAACGGAATTGCAGATTCTTTGATTGCAACAGGACATTCGGATGCAGCTACAATTGCAGAATGGAAGGATGGCCTGAACGAAGTCTGGCAAGATTTGCTAGAGCTCATCGAAACACGAACTCAAATGTTAGCAGCTAGCCGTGAGctacataaatttttccatgaCTGCAAAGATGTTCTTGGAAGGATCTTGGAGAAACAAAATGCAATGTCAGACGAATTGGGCCGCGACGCTGGCTCTGTTTCAGCACTTCAACGGAAACATGGCAACTTTATTCAAGATTTGTTTACCTTACAGTCACAGGTGACACAAATCCAGGATGAATCGTCTAAACTTCAAGCTAGCTATGCAGGGGATAAGGCTAGAGAAATCACAAATAGAGAGGCCGAAGTAGTAGCAGCTTGGAATAATTTACAGTCTTTGTGCGAAGGACGTAAGGCAAAATTAGAAGACACCGGTGATTTGTTCAGATTCTTCAACATGGTTAGAACCTTACTGATTTGGATGGATGATGTTGTCAGGCAAATGAACACTTCAGAGAAGCCTCGTGACGTATCGGGTGTAGAGCTACTGATGAATAATCATCAAAGTTTGAAAGCTGAAATCGACACTAGGGAAGACAATCTTACTGCTTGTCTTGACCTCGGAAAAGATCTATTGGCAAGGAACCATTACGCTAGTGTCCAAATTAAGGAAAAACTACTAGCATTGACTGATCACAGAAATGCGTTACTGCACCGCTGGGAAGAAAGATGGGAGAATCTACAGCTAA TTCTTGAAGTTTACCAATTCGCCAGAGATGCAGCTGTAGCGGAAGCTTGGCTTATTGCTCAGGAGCCATATCTCATGAGCCAGGAACTTGGA CATACAATCGACGACGTAGAAAATCTTATCAAGAAACATGAAGCTTTCGAAAAATCAGCTGCAGCACAAGAAGAAAGATTTAGTGCTCTACAACGACTTACAACG TTTGAGCTAAGAGAACTTAAGCGACGAGaacaagaaagagaagaagaagaaaggcgTGAACAGGAAGAAGCTGCCGCAGCAGAGGCTGCAAAGTTAGCCAAAGCGACACCTGTCACCAGTCCTGACGAGCCACCCAGTGACAG AGTTGATGGCGAAGGTAATCAAAACGGGGAACAAGCTGGTGAAGAGGATGGTCACG TGCATGTTCAGAAGCCTGCACGACT